tggcaaacaaacaaaaacagtctTTGTACAAGCAACACACATTAATCAgcactttttttcttcccaaTTGTGCCACACCAGAGCAAAGACTCAGGTGTGGAGTCTAATAAGTGATCAGCACAGTGCACCATTCATGTCCCGTGGGAAAATAACAAACATTCTACTCCTCTGATGTGCCTCAGCTGTGTTCAGCCCTTCGTTATGTAACTGATGACTCATGATTCCATCGCCTCCCACAGGACATAAATGCAGCTAATGTTGTCGTCAGTTCCTTAATGTAAAAAACGACTTGTCCCTGGACCACCTCCGAGCCCCTGTCAATTTTGGCGGGAGCCGCCGTCGCTCACTGCTCTGCCCCGGCGTAGTCTGGCCGTCGAGTCTGAACGATCTTGGGCCGCGGGGGGCGTGGCTTGTCTTCCCCGTCGCTGTCGTCGGGCGACGAGCTGTCGCCGGGCTTGTCCTCGCAGACGTGAACCACCACGCTGGGGGTGGTGGGCGTGGCAGTGTGGAGCTCGTACTTCTCCCCTGAGACACAGAACTGAAGTCAGTCGACACTAGGGTTGTACGATATGACAGATTtatgatttgcatgtcacgatactaaacaatacaatatacattgcaatatattgtgagatcaataataacaaatgttacctctaaaagtacaaaatggtatgatatacaatgcatttcatttttttaaaacttgcgaaaacaaataaatggtaaataactgtaattcaagtacaaacgTAAAAAACTAGTAGTACGTTTATTAaagtgtcaaattacattttcaaaaaagtttcacTGTTTCTTCAACAAcacattctgattctgttaagttcttaaattatttaatataaaagCTACAAGTGCCCagtatattttatgaaaataaagtgcaatcaaatttttgtctttgaaatacatgattcaaatatatattttgctttaaacttttttcaaaaaaaatttaactttttcttCTACAACAAATTCtgattatataaaaatatttttaaaaagtaaccacatacatctataaaagggCCCAGTatgatttatgaaaataaagtgcaatcaacttccaagttaaaatgcattgaggagtgattaaatatgattaaaaaaatgataatcgtgcagtgaaatatggttttttttttttcttacaccacTAGTCAACACTGTTGGGGTTTAGGTTGTGTGAGGAGGAACGCACCTGGTCCCAGTTTGGAAATGGCACACAACAAGTCGTAGTTGATGACAGGTGTGGCATCGTGGGACTGTTCCCAGCCGACGGGGGGGGAGGCGGGAGGGGAGATCAGGAACTGCTTCTCTGGCTTGGGGGGCTCCAGACGTGGACTACCTATATGGAAACACTGCAGGACACAAGTAGACGTGTAAGACAGTGCAGGAGATCATTAGTCATATTTAGACCAGCTTCCAGTGTGTTAATATTGTCCTGCTATTCTCACTTGGAAAAGAGATTCATTCTCAGTTGTAGTATCTACTTTTTGTGATGGTGCATGTGTAAGCACTGCAGCCACAAGGATTGGGGGGGGGTAAGTCAGGGAGGGACTCTGTTGTTTCATATACCcgtagggcagtggttcccaaactttttcttttgaaaatttcaacaaaataagtaaaaatgttgTCTATTCTTCTgcaaaactcataaaaatgtgccaaaacatgcaatcacatattttagaatcAGTGTAGCCTTGGCTTGTAATTATTCCTGAATATTTCTGGTttatacataaaactaaatatacacaatttgaagtacaaaataaaaacatttgatcaCATTCTTGATAATgagaatatatttaaaattttgaaaaataaactaaaaaaaaacattaaaatctattaaatatgaataatgaaaaatgttaaaataaataaatgacagaatttttttttcaattaattgcCACTATGTTAACTAGCCTAGATGAAAATGAGGCCTAAAGCTGCTGCAGTAGGTCTTTCGTTAATTCAATTGGTCCAAAAACACATCgatcaaatgtatttccaaataATAAATTCGTATTGATTCATTTTTGACAGCCCAAAAAACTATTTACCATTTTGGTTTGTTGGCGTTACCTTGGCGAAGTAGAGTCTCATCTCTTTGCCGTTGAAGTCCATTTTGTGGAGCTTGAGCCGCGCCTCGGCTGCTGCCAGAACATTGCTGAAGCTGATCCTGATCCGGCGGAAGGATTTGAAGTATAGAAAATGCACTTTCGGGTCGAAAGCTTGGAATAGTGCTTCGAAGCTGGcctagaagaagaaaacaaaaaaggatgAAGAGCACTTTAACGCCAACTTTAGATTCATCTTCTATACCCAACTGTGTCGTACATACAAGTGTCATTTATTGGAGGTCATATGTGAGATATGCAATCAGGTTTCGGGTGAGAAAAAGACCGCCCCCTAGCTCCGCCCCATTGTTCCCAGTGCATGTGCAGCTGTGGCTTCATTCTCAGAGGAAATACTTGGCCTGAGGCATAATCATTCCATCCAAACATATGAGCTCAGCTAAGTCATAgtcatctttattgtcaatttttccAACACGTGCAGGACATACAGAAAAATTGAACAAACCTTTCTCTCTGAGCCACGGTGTAAACTAACAGTAGAAAGATTTTGaaatataaaggataaaaataaaaacacagattttcaaaaatttagaGATACTTTGCAAAGATGtgcattttgaaaaaacagcagcagcaacaacaaatgtgcatgGACTTGTAATAACTGCAAGTATATAAATACAAGGCACTAACTTCGCGAATAAAAAGTTAGTGCTTTATATTCATTTACTTGCAGTTAATACAAATCcatgcacatttgttgttgttgctgttgttttttcaaaacGCACATCTTTGCGCAGTATCTAGCAATCATGATGAGATTATCACCAATGACACGTGAAGTGAACAACCTTGTGGTTCTTGATCAAGGCGCCTGTTTTTGAATTACAGTAGGTCAGACCGTTTCTACTGGGTGATTCAATTCCAAACAGATTCATCGATTGGAAGGGGAAGTTCAAAGGCAGCAGGAAGACATTTTGTCCTTAAAGTTGATGTGATACAAAAGTTACTTTCAAACCTCAGGTCCATAGCAGGACTTTTCCTCTGATCAAACAACGTACCTAACAAAAATTAAAGGCACCAACAACAGTTTAGGGAAAATATCCTTCTAACTCATGCCTGATTACTTACCATTTTATAGTATAgaatgggcgtgtcttaactgttacaggagccccacccataataaaggcattttttaaaatttccctCTGAacggcaggtcaggagaaagcaggggtttagttactctttaaatgtttattttcactaaaacattgtgacaaatgtttttaggtgttgcagatctggtgtgtggtcagtggtatgttatttataactagtgcagtgcccgtaggaagtatgtattgatAGAACATCAGAACATTGGTGCTACCTCTACATCCCTATGTTCCAATATTCTAATGGATGATATAACGACTGTAGAGAGcaaggactgatgacatcatcaagctaggactgatgacatcatcaagctAGGACTGACGACATTGACTAAAGAAGGTGGGGCGTCCAAataaatccgacgttgcacactctcaggtcagtttgttcctgatccacagagatatttgaagaACATACAGagagagattccttgcttttatagagatatGATATAATTATAAGATAGTGTATACTTTTaaaaacgcaaggtggattttctttaaaaatggtatgaaaattaaacaattgcataaattaggagaaataaattgtttcatgttgaaacctcaacatttccttcCTTTTCAAGTTACCGCTAGCgttctttattattttacccTTTAACTAAAGTTAAACTGTGaaaattttgtatttaataagtgctcttctaactggtagccctttggactacacagtacctatgaagtactgtagctcagtttcagaaaggttggtgacccctgaactaGAAGATGCTACAGTTTCTGtaccaacaaacaaaaaaaccaacgTGTTACGATCCAGCTTTTCCTTAATTTCAGAAGGAGTAATATTTAGGTTGTTTTACCTGTGTCTCAGGACATTGGAAAATATCCAGGTTGGTCACAGAGGCGATCAGACAAAAAGGGTTACATTTGGTGGTCTTGAAGTGCATGATGGGAGACAGAGGAAGCTGAAACCCTCTCCACCTAAGCACTGAGGTCAAGGGCCGACGGGACCTAGATAAAGAGGAAGGGGGGAGCCGGGAGGGCCCGGAGTACGTTGCCTTCCCCAGGGTTACGAATGAGTCGGAAGACAACGAGGATTAGGAGTTTCACCTCACACCTGGATCTTCTCTTCTGGATCTGCTTCGAGCTTCTGAGATGCAACAAATCTAAATGTCCAGGAAGGCAAAGTTGAGCTTTCACCAGTCTCCGCACTTGAATCTTAATGAGAAATATCTGCAGAGAACCAAATGTGTCCTTCAGCTTCTTCAAAGCActgcctccctctctctctatctcttcCTCTGCAGCAGACAGATAAACTGAGCTCCTGCCAGGCGATGACGCACAAGCCCCTCCTTTTCCTCCCTTGGTCTTATTCATTCAGCGCAAGCCAGTGACGACAAGCCTCTCCCTCTCTCTAAAGCTCACCTCTGACAAATAGGACAACTGCAAGACTGCGTGTGTACCAAACATTCGGAAAATATTAGCTGTTCACAAATTCCAGACCAGATAGGACAACTCAGACACACCTGGACACGGAGGGCAGAGGTTTTGAGTCATAAAAGACTGCAGCGTGAAAGGTTGTTAGGGTAGAGGGTAGGGCTGAACGATATATCGTTATCGTATCTATATCTAGATATGAACTTTCAAGATATGAATATCGAAAAAAGTAACGATATAGACGATATAGATTTCTCCTCTTCCCGCTCGCCCTGCATACAACTCTGGCAGTTACAACAAACATCACTTTAACGAGTGCCCTTGAATGCACCGCTAAGGCCAGCGCGCACACACGACAGAGACAGCggataaattaaaaagaaagaaagaaagaaaaagagtacGGGAGATAATGCGGCCGGTGGCAGTGCAGAATCTGATTTGGTGCCAAAACATAGATCATCCTCCATAATTTAGAGGTATTTTGGATTCAGAAAGGACGATGTTAACCAGAGTGAGGTGTTGTGCAGGTCGTGGTTCGGACGCTGGACAAGCGTTATAAAATACCATCCCGAACACATTATAATCAAGTGGCCATTCCGAAACTTTATAATGAGTGTAAAATGAATGTTGAATCCGTGCTCCATGATATTGATCATTTCGCCACAACCACGGACCTGCGGTCGAGCCGGACAACCGAACCTTACATTAGTTTAACGATCCATTTTATTACTACAAACTTCGAACTCCAGACCCGCTGTCTGCAGACATCATT
This is a stretch of genomic DNA from Gouania willdenowi chromosome 2, fGouWil2.1, whole genome shotgun sequence. It encodes these proteins:
- the rcan1b gene encoding calcipressin-1 isoform X1, with the translated sequence MQQSDTAVVEEEAVMDVQLTDLQTALIACKVPEDVFDDGDGKASFEALFQAFDPKVHFLYFKSFRRIRISFSNVLAAAEARLKLHKMDFNGKEMRLYFAKCFHIGSPRLEPPKPEKQFLISPPASPPVGWEQSHDATPVINYDLLCAISKLGPGEKYELHTATPTTPSVVVHVCEDKPGDSSSPDDSDGEDKPRPPRPKIVQTRRPDYAGAEQ
- the rcan1b gene encoding calcipressin-1 isoform X2, with the translated sequence MHFKTTKCNPFCLIASVTNLDIFQCPETQASFEALFQAFDPKVHFLYFKSFRRIRISFSNVLAAAEARLKLHKMDFNGKEMRLYFAKCFHIGSPRLEPPKPEKQFLISPPASPPVGWEQSHDATPVINYDLLCAISKLGPGEKYELHTATPTTPSVVVHVCEDKPGDSSSPDDSDGEDKPRPPRPKIVQTRRPDYAGAEQ